In one Thunnus maccoyii chromosome 12, fThuMac1.1, whole genome shotgun sequence genomic region, the following are encoded:
- the LOC121908025 gene encoding homeodomain-interacting protein kinase 1-like isoform X1 codes for MAERLLTTISSMTRNKNPFELPGKYEFMKVLGQGGFGVVLKCLKKDTKDIVAVKIPRHDHDYNATDIKEFCMLKKLMHHNLDKYNIVKFYDWFEVRNGKALVFESLDISLDKYIYYHHPLCLSKIRVIIQQLATAFDALKRIRVIHTDVKPDNIMVVNRWTNPLRVKLIDFGLAMPATQTWTGMRLQTVYFRAPEIILGLPFSEAIDMWSLGGVLAAMILGYILFPAKDEYEAMRFMTELLGQPADNLLRKGRKTHCFFNKTDTDGWRLMTPEEYWGKFHQPRIDHRKFKHPSLDYLKQIHREDSCDEAVDWEKCTELLKAMLKINEAERITPSEVLTHPFIAQGCNNSRNEAPEAAAAQPSQTQTQTQTQTQTESEVPAEKTTVDERTCGALSPTSTQRLLSQESAIRSEVLASASEHPVCDPPAPALTDEATNIHPDHHSRSPKISRTVIIMVRPATAENTVALESEESDTSSQSWMSESSLEVSDSDMSWTSEDSTTSDDSRTTEEEDKKMKKKKKKNCFRRFFSWMKKNFCCCWTGVEEDN; via the exons atggcagaaagacTATTGACGACAATCTCATCCATGACCCGTAATAAGAACCCCTTCGAACTCCCTGGAAAATATGAATTCATGAAGGTTTTGGGACAAGGTGGCTTTGGAGTGGTGCTGAAATGTCTGAAGAAAGACACTAAAGACATTGTGGCTGTAAAGATCCCAAGACACGACCACGACTACAACGCTACTGACATCAAGGAG TTTTGTATGCTGAAGAAATTGATGCACCACAACTTGGACAAATACAATATTGTCAAGTTTTATGATTGGTTTGAGGTGAGGAATGGAAAGGCGCTGGTCTTCGAGTCGTTGGACATCAGCTTagacaaatacatttactaTCATCACCCATTATGTCTGAGTAAAATCAGAGTCATCATCCAACAG TTGGCCACAGCATTCGACGCACTCAAAAGAATCAGAGTGATCCATACCGATGTCAAACCAGACAATATAATGGTGGTGAATCGCTGGACTAATCCCCTCAGAGTCAAGCTGATAGACTTCGGCTTGGCCATGCCCGCAACTCAAACCTGGACGGGCATGAGATTGCAGACAGTTTACTTCAG GGCTCCGGAAATCATTTTGGGCCTTCCATTTTCGGAGGCCATTGATATGTGGTCACTGGGAGGTGTGCTGGCTGCCATGATCCTCGGCTATATACTGTTCCCTGCAAAAGATGAATATGAAGCA ATGCGATTCATGACTGAACTCCTGGGTCAGCCAGCGGACAATCTACTGAGGAAGGGAAGgaaaacacactgttttttcAACAAGACTGACACCGACGGCTGGAGGCTGATG ACACCTGAAGAGTACTGGGGAAAATTTCATCAGCCTCGCATTGACCACAGGAAGTTCAAACATCCCTCTCTGGATTACTTGAAACAG ATTCATCGGGAGGATAGCTGTGATGAAGCTGTGGATTGGGAGAAATGTACTGAGCTTCTGAAGGCAATGCTCAAAATAAATGAGGCTGAGAGGATTACCCCCAGTGAAGTCCTCACTCATCCTTTCATTGCACAAGGCTGCAACAACTCTCG CAATGAAGCTCCAGAGGCAGCAGCTGCTCAACCCAGCCAGACCCAGACCCAGACCCAGACCCAGACCCAGACCGAGTCCGAAGTGCCAGCGGAGAAGACCACGGTAGATGAGAG GACATGTGGAGCCCTCAGTCCAACTTCCACACAGCGGCTGTTAAGTCAGGAGAGCGCAATCAG AAGTGAGGTGCTAGCTTCAGCCAGTGAGCACCCTGTTTGTGACCCTCCTGCCCCTGCTCTGACGGATGAAGCCACCAACATCCACCCAGACCACCACAGTCGCTCTCCAAAAATTTCACGGACGGTCATAATTATGGTTCGTCCTGCCACAGCCGAGAACACCGTGGCACTGGAAAGTGAGGAGAGTGACACCAG ttcGCAGTCATGGATGTCAGAGTCTTCGCTGGAAGTCAGTGACAGTGATATGTCTTGGACATCTGAGGACTCCACCACATCTG ATGACTCCAGgaccacagaggaggaggacaagaaaatgaagaagaagaagaagaagaactgcttCCGGCGCTTCTTCTCTTGGATGAAGAAGAatttttgctgctgctggactgGTGTCGAAGAGGACAATTAA
- the LOC121908027 gene encoding uncharacterized serine-rich protein C215.13-like yields the protein MSSARRHSTSLHSSTSISSSASCHNTSLHSSTRHHSTSLHSSTSISISASCHNTSLHSSTSISSSASRHSTSLHSSTSISSSASCHNTSLHSSTGSTSLHNSTSLTSSASRHSTSLHSSTSISISTSLHSTSLHNSTSFSRQGCLIRHNTC from the coding sequence ATGAGCAGCGCCAGACGCCACAGTACCAGCCTCCACAGCAGcaccagcatcagcagcagtgCCAGCTGCCACAATACCAGCCTCCACAGCAGCACCAGACACCACAGCACCAGCCTCCACAGCAGCACCAGCATCAGCATCAGTGCCAGCTGCCACAATACCAGCCTCCACAGCAGcaccagcatcagcagcagcgcCAGCCGCCACAGTACCAGCCTCCACAGCAGcaccagcatcagcagcagtgCCAGCTGCCACAATACCAGCCTCCACAGCAGCACCGGCAGCACCAGCCTCCACAACAGCACCAGCCTCACCAGCAGTGCCAGCCGCCACAGTACCAGCCTCCACAGCAGCAccagcatcagcatcagcacCAGCCTCCACAGTACCAGCCTCCACAACAGCACCAGCTTTTCACGGCAGGGGTGCTTGATACGGCACAACACCTGCtga
- the LOC121908022 gene encoding homeodomain-interacting protein kinase 1-like translates to MSGSFEFISVAKKKAPCIVFSWRRRYDFKLTGEWIWTGGCSSLRTPPRSSWRAPLCPGWTLSGTTVTCCNQTYHCSKLSERLLTTMSSMTCNKNPFELPETYEFMKVLGQGGFGVVLKCLKKDTKDIVAVKIPRHDHDHNATDIKEFCMLKNLMHHNLDKYNIVKFYDWFEVRNGKALVFESLDISLGKYIRYHHPLCLSKIRVIIQQLATAFDALKRIRVIHTDVKLDNIMVVNRWTNPLRVKLIDFGLATPATQTWTGMRLQTVYYRAPEIILGLPCSEAIDMWSLGSVLAAMILGCILFPAKDEYEAMQFMTELLGQPADDLLRKGRKTHCFFNKTDTDGWRLMTPEEYWGKFHQPRIDHRKFKHPSLDYLKQIRQEDSCDEAVDWEKCTELLKAMLKINEAERITPSEVLTHPFIAQGCNNSRNEAPEAAAAQPSQTQTQTQTESESEVPAEKTTVDERTRGALSPTSTQLPLSQESAISEVLASASEHPVCDPPAPALTDEATNIHPDHHSRSPKISRTVIIMVRPATAENTVALESEESDTSSQSGMSESSLEVSDSDMSWTSEDSTTSDDSGTTEEEDKKMTKKKKKNCFRRFFSWMKKNFCCCWTGVEEDD, encoded by the exons ATGTCAGGCTCATTTGAATTTATCAGTGTAGCTAAAAAAAAAGCGCCGTGCATTGTTTTCTCATGGAGGAGACGATA TGACTttaagctaacaggagaatgGATTTGGACTGGGGGCTGCAGCAGCCTCAGGACGCCACCgaggagcagctggagagcTCCGCTCTGTCCGGGCTGGACCCTCAGCGGGACTACAGTGACATGCTGCAACCAGACGTACCACTGCTCTAAG CTTTCTGAGAGACTATTGACGACAATGTCATCCATGACCTGTAATAAGAACCCCTTCGAACTCCCCGAAACATATGAATTCATGAAGGTTTTGGGACAAGGCGGCTTTGGAGTGGTGCTGAAATGTCTgaagaaagacacaaaagacaTTGTGGCTGTAAAGATCCCAAGACACGACCACGACCACAACGCTACTGACATAAAGGAG TTTTGTATGCTGAAGAACTTGATGCACCACAACTTGGACAAATACAATATTGTCAAGTTTTATGATTGGTTTGAGGTGAGGAATGGAAAGGCCCTGGTCTTCGAGTCGTTGGACATCAGCTTAGGCAAATACATTCGCTATCATCACCCATTATGTCTGAGTAAAATCAGAGTCATCATCCAACAG TTGGCCACAGCATTCGACGCACTCAAGAGAATCAGAGTGATCCATACTGATGTCAAACTAGACAATATAATGGTGGTGAATCGCTGGACTAATCCCCTCAGAGTCAAGTTGATAGACTTCGGTTTGGCCACGCCCGCAACTCAAACCTGGACGGGCATGAGATTGCAGACAGTTTACTACAG GGCTCCGGAAATCATTTTGGGCCTTCCATGTTCGGAGGCCATTGATATGTGGTCACTGGGAAGTGTGCTGGCTGCCATGATCCTCGGCTGTATACTGTTCCCTGCAAAAGATGAATATGAAGCA ATGCAATTCATGACTGAACTCCTGGGTCAGCCAGCGGACGATCTACTGAGGAAGGGAAGgaaaacacactgttttttcAACAAGACTGACACCGACGGCTGGAGGCTGATG ACACCTGAAGAGTACTGGGGGAAATTTCATCAGCCTCGCATTGACCACAGGAAGTTCAAACATCCCTCTCTGGATTACTTGAAACAG ATTCGTCAAGAGGATAGCTGTGATGAAGCTGTGGATTGGGAGAAATGTACTGAGCTTCTGAAGGCAATGCTCAAAATAAATGAGGCTGAGAGGATTACCCCCAGTGAAGTCCTCACTCATCCTTTCATTGCACAAGGCTGCAACAACTCTCG CAATGAAGCTCCAGAGGCAGCAGCTGCTCAACCCAGCCAGACCCAGACCCAGACCCAGACCGAGTCCGAGTCCGAAGTGCCAGCAGAGAAGACCACGGTAGATGAGAG GACACGTGGAGCCCTCAGTCCAACTTCCACACAGCTGCCGTTAAGTCAGGAGAGCGCAATCAG TGAGGTGCTAGCTTCAGCCAGTGAGCACCCTGTTTGTGACCCTCCTGCCCCTGCTCTGACGGATGAAGCCACTAACATCCACCCAGACCACCACAGTCGCTCTCCAAAAATTTCACGGACGGTCATAATTATGGTTCGTCCTGCCACAGCCGAGAACACCGTGGCACTGGAAAGTGAGGAGAGTGACACCAG ttcGCAGTCTGGGATGTCAGAGTCTTCGCTGGAAGTCAGTGACAGTGACATGTCTTGGACATCTGAGGACTCCACCACATCTG ATGACTCCGGgaccacagaggaggaggacaagaagatgacgaagaagaagaagaagaactgcttCCGGCGCTTCTTCTCTTGGATGAAGAAGAacttttgctgctgctggaccGGTGTCGAAGAGGACGATTAA
- the LOC121908025 gene encoding homeodomain-interacting protein kinase 1-like isoform X2: MAERLLTTISSMTRNKNPFELPGKYEFMKVLGQGGFGVVLKCLKKDTKDIVAVKIPRHDHDYNATDIKEFCMLKKLMHHNLDKYNIVKFYDWFEVRNGKALVFESLDISLDKYIYYHHPLCLSKIRVIIQQLATAFDALKRIRVIHTDVKPDNIMVVNRWTNPLRVKLIDFGLAMPATQTWTGMRLQTVYFRAPEIILGLPFSEAIDMWSLGGVLAAMILGYILFPAKDEYEAMRFMTELLGQPADNLLRKGRKTHCFFNKTDTDGWRLMTPEEYWGKFHQPRIDHRKFKHPSLDYLKQIHREDSCDEAVDWEKCTELLKAMLKINEAERITPSEVLTHPFIAQGCNNSRNEAPEAAAAQPSQTQTQTQTQTQTESEVPAEKTTVDERTCGALSPTSTQRLLSQESAISEVLASASEHPVCDPPAPALTDEATNIHPDHHSRSPKISRTVIIMVRPATAENTVALESEESDTSSQSWMSESSLEVSDSDMSWTSEDSTTSDDSRTTEEEDKKMKKKKKKNCFRRFFSWMKKNFCCCWTGVEEDN; encoded by the exons atggcagaaagacTATTGACGACAATCTCATCCATGACCCGTAATAAGAACCCCTTCGAACTCCCTGGAAAATATGAATTCATGAAGGTTTTGGGACAAGGTGGCTTTGGAGTGGTGCTGAAATGTCTGAAGAAAGACACTAAAGACATTGTGGCTGTAAAGATCCCAAGACACGACCACGACTACAACGCTACTGACATCAAGGAG TTTTGTATGCTGAAGAAATTGATGCACCACAACTTGGACAAATACAATATTGTCAAGTTTTATGATTGGTTTGAGGTGAGGAATGGAAAGGCGCTGGTCTTCGAGTCGTTGGACATCAGCTTagacaaatacatttactaTCATCACCCATTATGTCTGAGTAAAATCAGAGTCATCATCCAACAG TTGGCCACAGCATTCGACGCACTCAAAAGAATCAGAGTGATCCATACCGATGTCAAACCAGACAATATAATGGTGGTGAATCGCTGGACTAATCCCCTCAGAGTCAAGCTGATAGACTTCGGCTTGGCCATGCCCGCAACTCAAACCTGGACGGGCATGAGATTGCAGACAGTTTACTTCAG GGCTCCGGAAATCATTTTGGGCCTTCCATTTTCGGAGGCCATTGATATGTGGTCACTGGGAGGTGTGCTGGCTGCCATGATCCTCGGCTATATACTGTTCCCTGCAAAAGATGAATATGAAGCA ATGCGATTCATGACTGAACTCCTGGGTCAGCCAGCGGACAATCTACTGAGGAAGGGAAGgaaaacacactgttttttcAACAAGACTGACACCGACGGCTGGAGGCTGATG ACACCTGAAGAGTACTGGGGAAAATTTCATCAGCCTCGCATTGACCACAGGAAGTTCAAACATCCCTCTCTGGATTACTTGAAACAG ATTCATCGGGAGGATAGCTGTGATGAAGCTGTGGATTGGGAGAAATGTACTGAGCTTCTGAAGGCAATGCTCAAAATAAATGAGGCTGAGAGGATTACCCCCAGTGAAGTCCTCACTCATCCTTTCATTGCACAAGGCTGCAACAACTCTCG CAATGAAGCTCCAGAGGCAGCAGCTGCTCAACCCAGCCAGACCCAGACCCAGACCCAGACCCAGACCCAGACCGAGTCCGAAGTGCCAGCGGAGAAGACCACGGTAGATGAGAG GACATGTGGAGCCCTCAGTCCAACTTCCACACAGCGGCTGTTAAGTCAGGAGAGCGCAATCAG TGAGGTGCTAGCTTCAGCCAGTGAGCACCCTGTTTGTGACCCTCCTGCCCCTGCTCTGACGGATGAAGCCACCAACATCCACCCAGACCACCACAGTCGCTCTCCAAAAATTTCACGGACGGTCATAATTATGGTTCGTCCTGCCACAGCCGAGAACACCGTGGCACTGGAAAGTGAGGAGAGTGACACCAG ttcGCAGTCATGGATGTCAGAGTCTTCGCTGGAAGTCAGTGACAGTGATATGTCTTGGACATCTGAGGACTCCACCACATCTG ATGACTCCAGgaccacagaggaggaggacaagaaaatgaagaagaagaagaagaagaactgcttCCGGCGCTTCTTCTCTTGGATGAAGAAGAatttttgctgctgctggactgGTGTCGAAGAGGACAATTAA